The region CTGCAAcagtggaaatgctggatcatatggtagatctattttttagtctttttgaggaacctccatactgttttccatggtggctgcaccaatttacactcccacaaacagtgtacaagtgttctcttttctccacatcttctccaacatttgttatttgtagagttttgataatagccactctGACAGCTGTGAGGCGCTatcttgttgttttgatttgcacttccctgacagttagcgatgttgagcatcttttcatgtgtctgttggccatctatatggctccttttgaaaaatgtctattcaggtcttctatcCATTTTTAACTtgtgttgtttgtgtttttttgatattgagttgtatgatctGTTtacatatgttggatattaacccattatcagtcatattatttataaatattttctctcattcagtatgttgtcttttcattttgttgatggtttcctttgctatgcaaaagcttttaagtttaattaggtcctgtttgtttctgtttgcttttatttcatttaccatAGGTGACAGATGTAAAAAAATATtcctacaatttatgtcaaagagtgtgctgcttatgttttcttctaggagttttatggtttcatgtcttacatttaggtctttaatccattttcagtttacttttgtatatggtcaGGAAATGTTATCATCCCATtgttttacaagtagctgtccagttttcccagcatcacttgttgaaaagaatgtcgtttcttcactgtatattcttcacttctttgttgtagattaattgacaataaatgtgtggggtttttttctgggatctctattctgtttcattgatctgagTGTCTGGTTTTGTACAGGCGCcactctgttttgattactgtagctttgtagtatagtctgaagactggTAGGGTAATacatccagctttgttctttttttctcaagattgctttggcagtttggggtcttttttggttCTATGTCAATTTTAGGATTaattgttctagctctgtgaaaaatatcatgggtattttgttagggattgcattaaatctttagattgctttgggtggtatggccattttaacaacattaatttttTGAACCCAAGAGCACGGgatatcatttcatttctttgtatcatattcagtttcctttatcagtgttttatattttccagattataggtctttcacctctttggtttagtttattcctatgtattttattctttttgaaactattttaaatgggatttattttttactttctttttctgatacttCATTATTTGTGTATGGAAactcaacagatttctgtatgtttatCTTGTATCCCACAacattgctgaattcatttattctaatagctTTGGGGTGGAAACTTTAgcgttttctatataaagtatcatgtcatctgcaaatagtggcaattttacttcttcccttcgaATTAGGATacctcttatttccttttcttgtgtgattgctgtggctaggacttccaattctGTGTTAAATAGAAGTTGCAAGACTGGCATCCTTGTATGGttctcagcttttcaccattgagtatgatgttagatgtggattcgtcataaatggcctttattatgttgagatatgttccctcaaTACCCACTTTGCTAAGTGTTTTTTATCATgactggatgttgaattttgtcaaatgttttttctgtctattgagatgattgtgatttttattcttccttttcttaatgtggtttatcacattgattgatttgtgaatgctgaaccatccttgtgactgtagaataaatccaacttgatcatggtgtatgatcctttttatatattgttggatttggtttgctaatactttgttgaggatttttgcgtctatatgtGTCAGAGATATTGGCCTCTACCTTCCCTTTTTTGTAGGGTCTTtgcctgattttggtatcagggtaatggtggccctgtagaatgagtttgggaatgtgctgtcctcttcattttttggaacagtttgagaaggataggtattatttcttcttcatatttttggtagaattcccctgtaaaGCTGTTCAgtcatgggctttttttttttttttttttttccctgggagACGTTTAAttgcaaattcaatttcactactagtgattggtCAGTTCAAATtgcctgtttcttcttgattctgtCTTGGAAGGTCGTATgtctctagaaatttgtccattacttttaggttgtccaatttgttggcatataactgtttgtaacattctcttatgatttttttgtatctctgtggtatcagttgttctttcttttcttattttgtttatttgggttttctatattttcttcctggtgagcttggctagtggtttatctttttttttaatcttttcaaaaactAGCTCTTTGTTTCCTTGatcttttgtgttattttttctatctctatttatttcctctctgaactttattatttccttccttctcctggacTTTGGGCTTTCTTACTTCTTCTTATTCTAATTCTTTTACGTGGtagattaggttgtttacttgagatttttcttctttcttgaggaaggcttgtatcactataaacttccctcttagaactgcttttgctgcatcccatagattttggattgtgttgtttccattttcatttgattcaaagtattttctgatttactctttgatttcttcattgaccaattgcttttttagtagcatgttgtttagtctccacgtgtttgtgtttttcccatttttctttctgtaattgatttttagttttataccATGTGGTtggaaaaatgcttgatataagtTCTGTCCTctaaaatttgttgagacttgttgtgtgacctagcatgtgatctatcctataATACACAgaacacaacaaagaattatccactTCAAAATACCATTAGTGCTAAGTTGAGAAATCTTGCTATAATGAATATGGATTAATAGCAATGGGAACACTTCTCAGGCTTCTATTATATGTCAGGCATGTTCCTAATAAACTTTGGGTGACTTAACTAATTTAATCCACAAAACAGCCCTACGAGATAGCTCTTTTGCtagcctcattttatagatatacATAGGgataagtatataaaaatatgcagGGATCAGAGAGGTTATATGATTGTCTACAGTCTTACAATTAAGAAGTTTAACATCCAGATTTAAACTAAGTCTGACTTGAGGGGCCTGTTCTTTTAACCATTTTGCTACAACACGTCTTTACAGAGGTGAAATCCATAAGCATGGACAGTGCTAAAGCTATGATACACTGTTTCACTAATGCAATCCCAGAGGCTCTAGGAAAGTGCTAGTAAAGGCAAGTGATCATGCCCCAGATGTTCCTTTTTTAGAACTGTGCATAGACACCAGGAGATGATGAAGAAAGTACAAAAGGGGCACCCATTTTTCTGCATTGGGGGTTAAGAATTCTCACTGTGAAATTATAAACTGAGTAGAACATTGTGTCTCCAAGGATCTATGATACAGGATGGAAACACAAACTCAGTAATTTCTACCCTCAGTAGGCTCATTTAACTTGAAAGGAAATCATGAGGGAGAGAATAACTTTCTGTGCTTCCAATTTTCCCAGAACTATAGGGCATGGAATAGAATCTCATTTGAATCAACTGATTGTTTTGGAGCTCATATAAGGTTGCTTTCCTCCTTGCAAGTGAAGAAGACCTTCTGGGTAAATTCTCAAATAGAAATTATGGCTTGTTCCCCAGCATACCTCTTTTAGCAAGTCAAAGACTGAGGACCGTGCTGGCAGATATTGCCTCCTTCATTGTCAGAAACTTCGACCCTCTCAGGACTGTAGGGCAGAAGGAGCCTTAAAGTTCAATGGCAGTGAGGCATTTAGGAAAAAGAAGGTGAGGGTTGAATCAACCCCCTCTTTTCTTTTCAGACCCCAAACTACATAAATCAATGGTTGTGGGGAACACTATCTGTTTAATTGCTCTTTTCAGCCCTGATCCTTAACGGACACAGGGGAGAACGGAGAAAATGACATGCAGAGACACTGGGAGTCTACCAGCATGCTTTCTGAACAGAGACAAACAACAGTAGTAAGggtagaaaggagaaaatgaggaATCATCAGAAATAATCATAAGTCTTGCTTTTTGGATGTCTTAATCTATGTCTTTATAAAACTGAGATTATAAACCAGCAGATCCAGCTCTCCCttggaaaacaaacaagaaaagtcCATTGTTAATGTCAGTTTCTACCCCTGTTCCTGCAGATCACAATTGTGTAATGAATGGCTATGGAAAATGCCTCCCCTGTGACTGAGTTTATCCTTATGGGATTCATAGACCAACCTGAACTCCAACTGctcttgtttttcctgtttcTGGTGAACTACATGGTCACTGTGGTAGGCAGTTTGTGCTTGATGAATCTAATTTGTCTAAATTCACTCCTTCACACCCCcatgtattttttcctctttaatctgTCCTTTATTGATCTCTGTTACTCATGTGTCTTTACCCCCAAAATGCTAATGAGATTTATTTCAGAGAAGAAGATCATCTCCTTTACAGGATGCATGTCTCAgctatttttcttctgcttttttgtCAACTCTGAGTGCTATGTGTAGACAGCCATGGCCTGTGATTGCTATGTGTCCATCTGTAAGCCATTGCTGTACACAATCACCATGTCCCCTCAGGTCTGTTCTCTGCTGATGTCTGGTTCATATGTGATGGGGTTTGCCAGTGCCATGGTCCACACAGGGTATATGATCAGGCTGATCTTTTGTGATTCCAACATCATCAACTATTATCTGTGTGACATCTTCCACCTCCTCCAGCTCTCCTGCAGCAGCACCTATGCCAATGAGCTTGTGGTTTCTGTTGTTGTGGGCACAGTTGTCATGGTATCTAGCTTCATTATCTCTGTTTCTTATACCTTGATTCTTTTCAATATCCTTCACATACCATCAGATAAAGGTTGCTCCAAAGCCTTCAGCACCGTGGCTCCCACATAACAGTTGGTCTATTCTATAGATTTGGGCTGCTCATTCATGTCAAGCCATCATTTGCTGGGTCTGTGGGTCAGGGGAAATTTTTCTCAGTGTTTTACGCCAATGTAGTACCCATGTTGAACCCTCCCATTTATAGCCTCAGGAACCAGGATGTCAAAATTGCTCTGAAGAAAACCCTGAAGAGAATTACAAACTGAGCTGAACCATTTATGCCTCCACTTTtgcgtcttttccttctcttcctgctcCACTTTATCTTCTtcctactattctttttttttttttttcattttcttcatttgtctttctAAATTCTTCTTGGCAGGAtttcttctctaatttcttttcttttcttgccgCATGATGTAACCCCATGGGCCTATTCTTGGACTAGAGGGTCATTCTCAGCCCTAAGTAACCCTATACCAGTTGGAGACAATGGGCCAATAACCTTTCCCATCTAAAGATAACACTACTTACTTCTTTTCTTGTGTCATTCCCATACAAGGTAAGCCATGGAGGGGTATGCTGTctaaccaatttttttctttcttggtttcaTTACACAGCACCCTTTCCTGTTTCAATGATTTATTACTTACAATTTCAtaaaacagagaaggaaagacaaaaattgtgGGTATGGTAAACTTGTaaatatttccagaatttttCAGAGTTCTTT is a window of Eschrichtius robustus isolate mEscRob2 chromosome 11, mEscRob2.pri, whole genome shotgun sequence DNA encoding:
- the LOC137771531 gene encoding LOW QUALITY PROTEIN: olfactory receptor 8C8-like (The sequence of the model RefSeq protein was modified relative to this genomic sequence to represent the inferred CDS: inserted 1 base in 1 codon; substituted 1 base at 1 genomic stop codon), producing the protein MAMENASPVTEFILMGFIDQPELQLLLFFLFLVNYMVTVVGSLCLMNLICLNSLLHTPMYFFLFNLSFIDLCYSCVFTPKMLMRFISEKKIISFTGCMSQLFFFCFFVNSECYVXTAMACDCYVSICKPLLYTITMSPQVCSLLMSGSYVMGFASAMVHTGYMIRLIFCDSNIINYYLCDIFHLLQLSCSSTYANELVVSVVVGTVVMVSSFIISVSYTLILFNILHIPSDKGCSKAFSTXGSHITVGLFYRFGLLIHVKPSFAGSVGQGKFFSVFYANVVPMLNPPIYSLRNQDVKIALKKTLKRITN